The following are from one region of the Petrotoga mobilis SJ95 genome:
- a CDS encoding BMP family lipoprotein has protein sequence MKKLLVLSLISLMFVSSFALKVIMVTDVGGLGDKSFNDGTWAGVQMAMDQLPNVEGEIIISKEQTDYIPNLTNAAQRGDVVIGVGFMMADALFNISAQYPDTFFIGIDIEPSPGQTVPNNLALYTFKEHEAGFLGGYVAAAMTKTGKIGFVGGIEIPPVKRYEIGYRAGVEAYNQIHGSNVQVLIGYAASFEDPAKGKQLTLSQYDNGADIVFAAAGATGNGVIDAAKEKGMSFYGLPANAPLQQVIDKYYEKGEGYFAIGVDVDQDYMAPGYVLLSITKKIDVATFDGINSALSARYFQSGHNNLGIVDDGVGISPMKYTKGLIPNEVIAELAYLQSLAKEGKINIPQSEAELGSFNASNIVFPF, from the coding sequence ATGAAAAAGTTGCTAGTTCTTAGTTTAATCAGTTTAATGTTTGTAAGTTCTTTCGCTTTAAAAGTTATTATGGTAACTGATGTGGGTGGTTTGGGAGACAAGTCTTTCAACGACGGAACATGGGCTGGAGTTCAAATGGCTATGGATCAACTTCCAAATGTTGAGGGAGAAATAATCATTTCCAAGGAACAAACTGATTATATTCCAAATCTAACCAACGCAGCTCAAAGAGGAGATGTAGTAATTGGAGTTGGATTTATGATGGCAGATGCCTTATTCAATATCTCCGCTCAATATCCCGATACATTTTTCATAGGAATAGATATAGAACCATCTCCAGGTCAAACGGTCCCAAACAATTTAGCCCTTTACACCTTCAAAGAACATGAGGCAGGCTTCTTAGGTGGATACGTAGCGGCTGCCATGACCAAAACAGGTAAGATAGGTTTCGTTGGTGGAATAGAAATACCCCCGGTCAAAAGATATGAAATAGGTTACAGAGCAGGAGTTGAAGCCTACAATCAAATCCATGGTTCCAATGTCCAAGTTTTAATCGGGTACGCTGCCAGTTTTGAAGACCCGGCAAAGGGCAAACAGTTAACCCTTTCTCAATACGACAACGGCGCAGATATCGTCTTCGCAGCCGCTGGTGCAACAGGTAATGGTGTCATCGACGCTGCAAAAGAAAAAGGAATGTCTTTCTACGGTTTACCAGCAAATGCGCCTCTACAACAGGTTATAGATAAATATTATGAAAAAGGTGAGGGTTACTTCGCAATAGGAGTCGATGTTGATCAAGATTATATGGCACCTGGTTATGTTTTACTTAGTATCACAAAAAAGATCGATGTAGCAACTTTTGATGGTATCAACTCAGCTTTGTCAGCAAGATATTTTCAATCTGGACATAACAACTTAGGTATAGTCGATGACGGTGTTGGAATATCTCCAATGAAATATACCAAGGGACTTATACCAAACGAAGTAATAGCAGAATTGGCAT
- a CDS encoding WD40 repeat domain-containing protein, which produces MAASLFSESIFLEVNNFNIGERAFHIDLGKNYAIIADYQGTAHFIDIFTLEKIEFTQAILPMGGAFDGEFFYVIDNYNKELLKIKNNKVMQKLILDSKPVNIKLINNELYILGTNPFKLYIVDYNLFIKKSMVLPVHSPLIRNIGNQVFIPLFDNFQNNVFLTDLLFLIPNNDTYIVNYNHIEHPIDIVGSNGIIYMVSYYNGNLYRNDFRKQPKIAQFGRYTTNIEIYKNNIVGNSLMGGVYYYDLSSGETNVILDDVPISDISVSPNGQYLFAISHIENKLFVIEGTNVYQTIDTYNYPIDVESPTDNVVLVLCTDSSKLQVIRYFE; this is translated from the coding sequence TTGGCAGCGTCTTTATTTTCAGAATCAATTTTTTTAGAAGTCAACAATTTCAACATTGGGGAAAGAGCATTTCATATAGATTTGGGCAAAAATTACGCGATAATTGCCGATTACCAAGGTACAGCTCATTTTATAGATATCTTTACTTTAGAAAAAATTGAGTTTACACAAGCTATCTTACCTATGGGTGGAGCATTCGATGGAGAATTTTTTTATGTTATTGATAATTACAATAAAGAATTACTAAAAATCAAAAACAACAAGGTGATGCAAAAATTAATCTTAGATTCTAAACCTGTAAATATAAAACTTATAAACAACGAATTGTACATATTAGGCACAAATCCTTTTAAATTATACATTGTCGATTACAACCTGTTTATAAAAAAATCAATGGTCCTTCCTGTGCATAGCCCGTTAATTAGAAATATAGGCAACCAAGTTTTTATACCTTTATTTGATAATTTTCAAAACAACGTGTTTTTAACCGATTTGCTTTTTTTGATTCCTAATAATGATACTTATATTGTAAATTATAACCATATAGAACATCCTATAGATATTGTAGGATCAAATGGAATCATTTATATGGTTTCGTATTACAATGGCAATTTGTATAGGAATGATTTCAGAAAACAGCCTAAAATAGCTCAATTTGGAAGGTACACTACAAACATTGAGATATACAAAAATAATATTGTGGGCAATTCTCTCATGGGTGGTGTTTATTACTACGATCTCTCCTCTGGTGAAACCAACGTTATTTTAGATGATGTACCAATTAGTGATATTTCTGTTTCTCCCAATGGACAATACTTATTCGCTATCTCACATATAGAAAATAAGCTTTTTGTAATTGAGGGTACGAACGTCTATCAAACAATTGATACCTACAATTATCCAATCGACGTTGAGTCTCCTACTGATAATGTAGTTTTGGTACTTTGTACCGATTCTTCGAAGTTGCAGGTTATAAGATACTTTGAATGA
- a CDS encoding polysaccharide pyruvyl transferase family protein, producing MKKIFLIGFYGYGNYGDDLLLKSFLQILNEIKFDGIIFLPLENELEFDEEYRFQIITVPRFNFYEIRKTIKESDVIIFGGGNLFQSETSYRSFMYYYYIAHLGEKFNKTILLLSQGFGSFNQKRSLQKLKKILSYPKLYANLRDETSYVFAKKYNKNISLGVDVGPYPFLNYTYKKTDKISVCLKEEHDLQLLTEFLSTFEHYTLSTLVINATQDTLKNYELVENIRKETKVSAEFPFKDPNKITKEISQSKIIISDRLHSALTGIFFAGQTLTFNNVKNRRVLKNIKEDYNFFYKSTPEIPFIYYDTVSSNYDFKEISDIYKDKLQKTVFDIKTLIQSIL from the coding sequence ATGAAAAAAATTTTTTTAATTGGGTTTTATGGGTACGGCAACTATGGAGATGATCTATTGTTAAAAAGTTTCTTACAAATATTAAATGAAATAAAATTCGATGGAATTATATTCTTACCTCTTGAAAACGAGTTGGAATTCGATGAAGAATATAGATTTCAAATAATCACTGTTCCAAGATTCAATTTCTACGAAATACGTAAAACTATAAAAGAGAGTGATGTTATAATTTTTGGAGGAGGAAACCTTTTTCAATCCGAAACATCTTACAGAAGTTTTATGTACTATTACTATATAGCCCACCTGGGGGAAAAATTTAATAAAACAATCTTACTGTTATCCCAAGGTTTTGGATCTTTTAACCAAAAACGAAGCCTCCAAAAATTAAAGAAAATCCTTTCTTACCCAAAACTTTACGCTAATTTGAGAGATGAAACATCTTATGTCTTTGCAAAAAAATACAATAAAAATATCTCTCTAGGTGTAGATGTAGGACCATATCCTTTTTTAAATTATACTTATAAAAAAACAGACAAAATATCAGTTTGTTTGAAAGAAGAACATGATTTACAGCTTTTAACAGAATTCTTATCAACTTTTGAACATTATACACTTTCCACTTTAGTAATAAATGCAACCCAAGACACATTAAAAAATTATGAATTAGTTGAAAACATTAGAAAAGAAACCAAGGTATCCGCTGAATTCCCTTTTAAAGACCCAAATAAAATAACCAAAGAAATTTCTCAATCTAAAATAATTATATCTGATCGTTTACACAGTGCTCTAACTGGAATCTTTTTTGCTGGGCAAACATTAACTTTCAACAATGTTAAGAATAGAAGAGTCCTAAAAAACATAAAGGAAGATTACAACTTTTTTTATAAAAGCACTCCTGAAATACCCTTTATCTATTACGACACCGTTTCTTCAAATTATGATTTCAAAGAAATTTCTGATATATACAAAGATAAATTACAAAAAACGGTGTTTGATATTAAAACACTCATTCAAAGTATCTTATAA
- the flgB gene encoding flagellar basal body rod protein FlgB — MFDNINFQIIPNTMDALSLRQNVISQNIANYETPGYKRKYVDFENELQKALSEDSALTLKVNRDQHINNTLSLGKIQPNIQIDNSKSLRDDGNNVDPDMELVRMTQNTLKYNTLSRLTTYAIQRYETAIRGGK; from the coding sequence TTGTTTGATAATATCAATTTTCAGATTATTCCAAATACTATGGATGCATTATCTTTAAGGCAAAATGTGATTTCTCAAAATATAGCAAATTATGAAACACCTGGGTACAAAAGAAAGTACGTTGATTTTGAAAACGAGTTACAAAAAGCGTTGAGTGAAGATTCAGCTTTGACTCTTAAAGTGAATAGAGACCAACACATAAATAATACCTTATCTTTAGGAAAAATTCAACCAAATATTCAAATAGATAATTCCAAATCGCTTAGAGATGACGGAAACAATGTCGACCCCGATATGGAATTGGTAAGAATGACTCAAAATACCTTAAAATACAACACTTTATCCAGATTGACGACCTATGCAATCCAAAGATATGAAACAGCTATTAGAGGTGGTAAATGA
- the flgC gene encoding flagellar basal body rod protein FlgC — protein MMDGLFKVLDIAASGMTAERFRLDVISQNLANSDTTRTEEGGPYRRKAVIFQEALSESTNGDRNFGGVKVSSIVEDPSPFRLVYDPNHPDADAEGYVSYPNVNVLREMVDMMSAQRAYEMNAAVVNSAKSMYNSALGIGR, from the coding sequence ATGATGGATGGGTTATTTAAGGTTTTGGATATTGCTGCAAGCGGTATGACAGCAGAAAGATTTAGGTTAGACGTTATTTCTCAGAATTTGGCTAATTCAGATACAACTAGGACAGAAGAAGGTGGACCTTACAGAAGAAAAGCAGTAATCTTTCAAGAAGCACTCAGTGAAAGTACAAATGGAGATAGGAATTTTGGCGGAGTGAAGGTCTCTTCTATAGTAGAGGATCCCTCACCTTTTAGATTAGTATATGACCCTAACCACCCCGATGCAGACGCTGAAGGATACGTTAGTTATCCTAATGTCAATGTATTACGAGAAATGGTCGATATGATGTCTGCCCAAAGAGCTTATGAGATGAATGCAGCGGTTGTAAATTCAGCCAAAAGCATGTACAATTCTGCCCTTGGAATAGGCAGATAA
- the fliE gene encoding flagellar hook-basal body complex protein FliE, which translates to MTEGINGINGIDPNKLAPEKTKQEDKNLDFSKLLKDAIEEVNSIQKNADKVAADYAAGNITDIHQVMIAAEKASLSLQLTTEVTNRIVEAYKEIMRMQI; encoded by the coding sequence ATGACAGAAGGTATAAATGGAATAAATGGGATTGACCCCAATAAATTAGCTCCAGAAAAAACTAAACAAGAAGATAAAAATTTAGACTTTTCTAAATTATTAAAAGATGCAATTGAGGAAGTAAATTCAATCCAAAAGAATGCTGATAAAGTTGCAGCAGATTATGCCGCAGGCAATATAACGGATATACATCAAGTTATGATTGCTGCAGAAAAGGCTTCTCTTTCGTTACAATTAACAACAGAAGTTACAAATAGAATCGTTGAAGCATATAAAGAAATAATGAGAATGCAGATTTAA
- the mgtE gene encoding magnesium transporter, which yields MKVEVKVDIKKLINEKEFKLLKELLKEQEPAKIVEMIEELPHDEKIVVFRFLPKDTAAEVFSQLEKDDQMELLSLFKEDKLKEIIENMEPDDRADLLEELPANVVKRLLAHLSPEERQNTVILLNYPEYSAGRIMNPNFLDLKESMTVKEALNHIKDEGNKKETIYTLFVIDNTRKLKGTVELKDLIFSEENEIIKNIMNETPIYSTVYDDEEEVARVMQDYDLLAIPVTDSEKRLVGIITIDDIVDVLEESATEDIQKMAAVGVTETSYFHTSIWELVKSRVIWLGALLLFESIAVFVIEGFSDVLQKITVLAAFMPTINAIGGNTGSQMSAIVIRSMAVGDIEEDDFKKVLGKEFFSGIILGIILGVIMFLRSIVNTREPLIMLSLSLSIIIVVMISNLLGAILPFLAKKIHLDPALISGPFISTLMDILSMFFYFSISALLLKDLL from the coding sequence TTGAAGGTTGAAGTAAAAGTTGATATAAAAAAATTAATAAACGAAAAGGAGTTTAAACTTCTAAAAGAGTTGTTAAAAGAACAAGAACCCGCAAAAATAGTAGAGATGATTGAAGAATTACCTCACGATGAAAAAATTGTTGTTTTCAGATTTTTGCCTAAAGACACCGCTGCAGAAGTTTTTTCTCAGTTAGAGAAAGATGATCAAATGGAACTACTTTCTCTTTTTAAAGAAGATAAGTTGAAAGAAATAATAGAAAATATGGAACCAGATGATAGAGCTGATCTTTTAGAAGAACTTCCTGCCAACGTAGTAAAGCGCTTACTTGCCCATCTTTCTCCTGAAGAGAGGCAAAACACTGTTATTCTTCTTAATTATCCAGAATACTCTGCAGGAAGGATAATGAACCCAAATTTTTTGGATCTCAAAGAAAGTATGACAGTTAAAGAAGCGCTTAATCATATTAAGGATGAAGGCAATAAAAAAGAGACTATCTACACTTTGTTTGTGATAGATAACACTAGAAAATTGAAGGGGACAGTAGAATTAAAAGATTTGATTTTTTCAGAAGAGAATGAGATTATAAAAAATATAATGAATGAAACCCCAATCTATTCAACGGTTTACGATGATGAGGAAGAAGTTGCAAGGGTCATGCAAGATTATGATCTTTTAGCTATTCCAGTAACAGATAGCGAAAAAAGACTGGTAGGGATAATAACCATTGACGATATTGTAGATGTTTTAGAAGAATCAGCCACAGAAGATATCCAAAAAATGGCAGCAGTAGGAGTAACAGAGACTTCTTATTTTCATACTTCGATTTGGGAACTTGTAAAAAGTAGAGTAATTTGGCTTGGTGCTTTACTACTTTTTGAGAGTATTGCTGTTTTTGTAATTGAAGGATTTTCAGACGTTCTACAGAAAATTACTGTATTAGCAGCATTTATGCCGACCATTAACGCCATAGGCGGAAATACTGGAAGTCAAATGTCTGCTATAGTAATTAGATCAATGGCAGTTGGAGATATTGAAGAGGATGATTTTAAAAAGGTTTTAGGAAAAGAGTTTTTTTCTGGTATAATTTTAGGTATAATTCTAGGAGTAATCATGTTTTTAAGATCAATAGTCAATACTCGAGAACCCTTAATTATGTTGAGTTTATCTTTATCTATAATTATAGTAGTTATGATTTCAAATCTTTTAGGAGCCATACTACCTTTTCTTGCCAAAAAGATACATTTAGATCCTGCTTTGATCTCTGGACCATTTATTTCTACTTTGATGGATATACTAAGTATGTTTTTTTATTTTTCTATTTCCGCGTTACTTCTTAAAGATTTGTTATGA
- a CDS encoding HDOD domain-containing protein, producing the protein MNEMDIQEITKKIKELPTPDFIVQRIINIANDPEADINDLHNMIVQSPALTAKILRLSNSAYYALPKRVTKLTQAINLLGFKTVRNLALSIFTVENYFSQDIPFFNTQHFWVHLISTGVASELLAKYLNSPDKEEAFMCGVLHDLSKVVMAHIMPDVFEMVIKVAQHEKISFFQAENLLSTYSHQQIGRKLFENWNMSDLVIETATYHDNPLESSNEEAKKLLYIVNVANITTNLYFYGYSGCFDIPEVDLKIWNFLGLNYNKYASYFEEFKDIIKRSPEFTNMKEVFDDLEVTSDGSV; encoded by the coding sequence ATGAACGAAATGGATATTCAAGAGATCACCAAAAAAATTAAAGAATTACCAACGCCTGATTTTATTGTACAAAGGATTATTAACATAGCCAACGATCCCGAAGCGGATATAAATGACTTGCATAATATGATCGTTCAATCACCTGCTTTAACTGCAAAGATTTTAAGATTATCTAATTCTGCTTATTATGCACTACCAAAGAGAGTAACGAAACTTACGCAAGCGATAAATCTGCTTGGTTTCAAAACGGTTAGAAATTTAGCTTTAAGTATTTTTACTGTCGAGAATTATTTTTCCCAAGATATACCTTTTTTCAATACACAGCATTTTTGGGTTCATTTGATCTCAACTGGCGTCGCCTCAGAACTTTTAGCAAAATATCTTAATTCCCCAGATAAAGAAGAAGCCTTTATGTGTGGTGTTCTGCATGATCTTAGTAAGGTAGTGATGGCACATATTATGCCGGATGTTTTTGAGATGGTCATTAAAGTTGCTCAACACGAAAAAATTTCTTTTTTTCAGGCGGAAAATTTGTTATCAACTTATTCGCATCAACAGATTGGAAGGAAGCTTTTTGAAAATTGGAATATGTCAGACTTAGTCATAGAAACTGCTACATACCATGATAATCCTTTGGAGTCTAGTAATGAAGAAGCAAAAAAATTATTGTATATTGTAAATGTTGCGAATATAACTACTAATTTATATTTTTACGGCTATTCAGGATGCTTCGATATTCCTGAGGTTGATTTAAAAATTTGGAACTTTTTGGGATTAAATTATAATAAGTATGCCAGTTATTTTGAAGAATTCAAAGATATAATTAAAAGGTCCCCTGAATTTACTAACATGAAAGAAGTGTTCGATGATCTGGAGGTGACATCTGATGGCTCAGTATAG
- the rbfA gene encoding 30S ribosome-binding factor RbfA — protein sequence MAQYRREMLESEMKKLITQGFSQLKDPRLKDKFIDINMVRLSKDKSYLDVYVSSLDEDIDTIINILNNAKGMFRTLIAKNIKMFKVPEVRFHKDEGIEASIRINKLIEKIEKNEEGK from the coding sequence ATGGCTCAGTATAGAAGAGAAATGCTTGAGTCTGAAATGAAAAAATTAATTACCCAAGGTTTTTCTCAATTAAAGGATCCTAGATTAAAAGACAAATTTATTGACATAAATATGGTACGTTTATCAAAAGATAAATCTTATTTAGATGTATATGTTTCATCTCTTGATGAAGATATTGATACCATCATTAATATTCTAAACAACGCAAAGGGTATGTTTAGAACTCTTATCGCAAAAAATATTAAAATGTTCAAGGTTCCCGAGGTAAGGTTTCATAAAGACGAAGGTATTGAAGCAAGTATTAGAATAAATAAACTAATAGAGAAAATAGAGAAAAACGAGGAAGGGAAATGA
- the truB gene encoding tRNA pseudouridine(55) synthase TruB yields MKSGFLVINKPKGITSHDVINILRKKFGLQKIGHAGTLDPFATGVLVVGVNKATKLLEFFQNEKKTYYVKAELGIITDTFDIEGKIQEKNIVTQQHISNLKDICFSFVGEYLQVPPAYSAKKYKGKKLYEYAREGKIINLPPKKVKIYQLSNFSQEGQEFSFFVEVSSGTYIRSLIMDIGYALGCGAVTKELCRVKSGKFELKDSILLEEVSLEKMLKMDEALDLPYVKINNGQLVIKGQQIYKDNVLEFSNFNKNDYVKIYDEKECFLGIGRAEKKSTFLRTLLKEEERNDRIVKIYKILYEVT; encoded by the coding sequence ATGAAAAGTGGTTTTTTAGTAATCAACAAGCCAAAGGGTATTACTTCTCATGATGTAATCAATATTCTTAGAAAAAAGTTTGGCTTACAGAAAATTGGTCATGCTGGAACTCTAGATCCCTTTGCTACGGGAGTACTAGTTGTAGGAGTAAATAAAGCTACAAAATTGTTAGAATTTTTTCAAAACGAAAAAAAGACATACTATGTAAAAGCTGAATTGGGAATCATCACAGATACTTTTGATATAGAAGGGAAAATACAGGAAAAGAACATAGTTACTCAGCAACACATCTCTAATTTGAAAGACATATGTTTTTCTTTTGTGGGGGAATATCTACAAGTTCCTCCTGCCTATTCAGCCAAAAAATATAAAGGTAAAAAGCTTTATGAATATGCCCGTGAAGGTAAAATAATTAATCTTCCTCCAAAAAAAGTAAAAATATATCAGCTTTCAAATTTTTCACAAGAAGGACAAGAATTTAGTTTCTTTGTAGAAGTAAGTTCGGGAACTTATATAAGATCATTAATCATGGATATAGGATATGCTTTAGGATGTGGAGCCGTTACCAAAGAACTTTGTAGAGTGAAAAGTGGTAAGTTTGAATTAAAAGATAGCATTTTGTTAGAAGAGGTTTCACTGGAAAAAATGTTAAAAATGGATGAGGCTTTAGATCTTCCTTACGTTAAGATTAATAACGGGCAACTAGTCATTAAAGGGCAGCAAATTTATAAAGATAATGTTTTAGAATTTTCTAATTTCAATAAAAATGATTACGTTAAAATATACGACGAAAAAGAATGTTTTTTAGGAATAGGTAGGGCTGAAAAAAAATCGACATTTTTAAGAACCCTTCTTAAAGAAGAAGAAAGGAACGATAGGATAGTAAAAATATATAAAATTCTGTACGAGGTGACATAA
- the ribF gene encoding riboflavin biosynthesis protein RibF: MYALTIGIFDGVHKGHQYILKNTLQLANNLRFEPLVLMFRYPPEKHLGGFEGLILPSWRRKQICEDIGFKVEVKDLEEVWGLPHEQYLEELMKKGVKAIVCGEDFTFGKNALGNVEYLQAVSQSKGLVVKVLKDLKSQGNRVSSSAIKRELKLGNIKTANGMLGRPWTLEGTVYEDRHVGFKLGFPTANINVWEKEEILLPKFGVYIVKGYVRGRSGFLWGLMNVGLRPTFDEYKKTPKVEVYFLDFFGDLYGDYIVLEVIDFLRDEVKFDNEQELIGAMEKDEDQARKIIQKHYI, from the coding sequence TTGTATGCACTCACAATTGGGATCTTTGATGGTGTACACAAGGGCCATCAGTATATATTGAAAAACACTCTCCAACTCGCGAATAACTTAAGGTTTGAACCCTTGGTTTTGATGTTCAGATACCCTCCTGAAAAGCATCTAGGAGGGTTTGAAGGTCTCATTCTACCTAGTTGGCGAAGGAAACAAATTTGCGAAGATATTGGATTTAAAGTTGAAGTTAAAGATTTAGAAGAAGTATGGGGATTACCCCATGAACAATATCTTGAGGAATTGATGAAAAAAGGAGTAAAAGCAATAGTTTGTGGTGAAGATTTTACTTTTGGGAAAAATGCATTAGGCAATGTAGAATATTTACAAGCTGTTAGTCAAAGCAAAGGATTAGTAGTCAAAGTGCTGAAAGATTTAAAAAGTCAAGGAAACAGGGTTAGTTCTTCAGCTATAAAAAGAGAGTTAAAATTAGGTAATATTAAGACAGCAAATGGAATGCTTGGAAGGCCATGGACTCTTGAAGGTACAGTCTATGAAGATAGACATGTAGGATTTAAGCTTGGATTTCCAACTGCAAATATTAACGTTTGGGAAAAAGAGGAGATCTTATTGCCAAAATTTGGTGTTTACATTGTGAAAGGATATGTAAGAGGTCGATCGGGTTTTTTGTGGGGCCTAATGAACGTTGGCTTAAGACCAACTTTTGATGAATACAAAAAGACTCCAAAAGTTGAAGTCTATTTTTTGGATTTTTTTGGTGATCTATATGGTGATTATATAGTTTTAGAAGTAATAGATTTTTTACGAGATGAAGTAAAATTTGATAATGAACAAGAATTAATTGGCGCTATGGAAAAAGATGAAGACCAAGCTAGAAAGATCATACAGAAGCATTATATATAG
- a CDS encoding M3 family oligoendopeptidase: MSRWDLTFFYSSPEDSQIKEDFEESLRQIKKLYQQYYDKLSNPSLTPHELKNFFQEFEKVLKMHNFTYQYCHLLYDSNTQDETAQKLYAMAKDYDSKIEMESSFWKPRLLKQNEKKLNELMYAEELKDYTHVLQKLIKSKSHILSEDAEKVLAAMYNSSRGGFEELYGRLTSSYTFKLEIDGELKELTDPQVRSLRRKPDVNLRRQAMKEFFKKYDEDSLLFEKIYNSIVKNYDTEASLRNYKEPISMRNFNNEVEDEIVETVIKVTTDRTPMVHQYYRWKGKRLGIEQTLADIYAPLAKVQKEYTFEEAQKIVLDSYYEFDEEIGEIAESFFKEKRIDSEIRKGKRGGAYTSYALPNRKPFILLNFTGTLADVSTLAHELGHGIHGTLASDQNIWNYHPPLTMAEVASVFGEMLVIDKILPTLSEAERTAYLSSNVEGMFSTMFRQNMIARFEISSHNLIEQNGSANWKELAELYKKELEIMFGDSVIIPQEYYYEWASIPHIFRTPFYVYAYNFANLLVIALYQQYKVEGKSFAPKYKELLRSGAKDSPKELLKKIGIDISNQDFWEKGFEFIEREFINKLD, translated from the coding sequence TTGTCTAGATGGGATTTAACATTTTTTTATTCCTCACCCGAAGACTCACAAATTAAAGAAGATTTCGAAGAAAGCTTAAGGCAAATCAAAAAATTATATCAACAGTACTATGACAAACTGTCGAACCCTTCGCTGACTCCCCACGAATTGAAGAACTTTTTCCAAGAGTTTGAGAAAGTTTTAAAAATGCATAATTTTACTTACCAGTATTGTCACTTGCTTTATGATTCCAACACCCAAGACGAAACTGCTCAAAAACTCTATGCGATGGCTAAAGATTACGATTCAAAAATAGAAATGGAATCATCATTTTGGAAGCCGAGGTTATTGAAGCAAAATGAAAAAAAGCTTAACGAATTGATGTATGCCGAGGAATTGAAAGATTACACCCATGTGCTTCAAAAGCTTATTAAATCAAAAAGCCATATATTGAGTGAAGATGCTGAAAAGGTGTTAGCCGCTATGTACAACTCATCACGGGGAGGCTTTGAAGAATTATATGGTCGGTTAACAAGTTCTTATACTTTCAAGTTAGAGATCGATGGTGAACTTAAAGAATTAACCGATCCGCAAGTAAGGAGTTTAAGAAGAAAACCTGATGTAAATTTAAGACGACAAGCAATGAAAGAATTCTTTAAAAAGTACGACGAAGATAGCCTCCTATTCGAAAAAATATACAATTCTATCGTAAAAAATTACGACACAGAGGCTAGTTTGAGGAATTACAAAGAGCCGATTTCTATGAGAAACTTTAACAACGAAGTTGAAGATGAAATTGTGGAAACCGTTATAAAGGTCACAACTGACAGGACGCCCATGGTTCACCAATATTACAGATGGAAAGGTAAAAGGTTAGGGATAGAACAAACTCTTGCCGATATCTATGCGCCTTTGGCAAAAGTACAAAAAGAATATACTTTTGAAGAGGCACAGAAGATTGTTTTAGATTCGTATTACGAGTTCGATGAAGAAATTGGAGAAATTGCAGAGTCTTTCTTTAAAGAAAAAAGAATAGATTCTGAAATAAGAAAAGGTAAAAGAGGAGGAGCATACACATCTTACGCACTTCCTAATAGAAAACCTTTTATTTTATTAAATTTTACTGGGACCCTTGCCGATGTGAGTACTTTAGCACATGAGTTGGGACATGGGATACATGGGACTTTAGCCTCAGACCAAAACATTTGGAATTATCACCCTCCTTTAACGATGGCAGAAGTTGCATCTGTGTTTGGTGAGATGTTGGTGATTGATAAAATACTACCCACCCTTTCAGAAGCGGAAAGAACGGCTTACCTGTCATCGAATGTTGAAGGAATGTTTTCGACGATGTTCAGACAAAATATGATTGCTAGATTTGAAATATCATCTCACAATTTGATAGAACAAAATGGAAGTGCTAATTGGAAAGAACTTGCAGAACTGTATAAGAAAGAATTAGAAATTATGTTTGGTGATTCAGTAATAATACCACAAGAGTATTATTATGAATGGGCAAGCATACCTCATATCTTTAGAACACCTTTTTACGTTTATGCATACAATTTTGCTAATTTATTAGTTATAGCTTTATACCAACAATACAAAGTCGAAGGAAAATCTTTTGCACCAAAATACAAAGAGTTGCTTAGAAGTGGTGCAAAAGATTCCCCGAAAGAATTGTTGAAAAAAATTGGGATTGATATCTCAAACCAAGATTTTTGGGAAAAAGGTTTCGAGTTTATAGAAAGGGAATTTATCAATAAATTAGATTGA